From the Kitasatospora viridis genome, one window contains:
- a CDS encoding AAA family ATPase produces the protein MSEEWALLGRDELLDRCRAGLADGGGGVLLTGPAGIGKSAVLEVLAGQAAAAGELVLRANSSATEAALPYLALYDLFARAIAERPGLLAPHLRAVLDVALLRTPGDGRPTDQLAIRVAVLELLRALAERQPVLLVLDDVNCLDAASAEVLAFAARRLTGHRIKVAATERVADGGEPGCLELLPEPRTELPVATLPGPVIGELLWARLGITPGAANSERIQAASGGNPYYAMELARAARRAPSPPSPDDPLPVPGRLRGLLADRLAALPEQAVCALLLLAAAARPHPPEAPEQREALAAALAAGVLTRGLGGELRFAHPLLREIIYADATERQRRDCHAQLAEQLGDPLERARHRALASPDRGAALAAELAAAAQVAVHRGAPALAAELSQLAADRTPAEQGDLAAERLLAAARHAHDAGLLDTAKQACAAVLHGPDPAARVGARLLLVELAGNDRAGVPALLDAAEADAAGQPRLRAAVQIARADHALCTGRTEYGLAVLAEAEYHAERSGDLDQQIEVIALRAPIEMQLAPERVLPALRRAGALSAGRPAAAITAAGVQLRCCLVISLLRGGETAEAIEAVNRLRADVEAAGRVKDLGQVLHLAASVHERAGRCAEAHQVGLAGGRLRLELGPTPGPGLVLSAAAELNGGTVERATELADAALRAGQQADDTEWSAYALGLRGRADLLAGRIPQAAEHLLRCRELLRGLGYTDPALFLVDADLVEALALAGQAERAATVLAEARAEAARLDRRVILLGLARAEAVLAGLAGDPRGAADRLRAELPAGHPYPLEAARARLALAELERRSRRRAAARAELATALQAFTAAHCLPWAAYARERLLRLDGPSTELTELERQIVQLVRGGATNRQIAAALHVSVKSVEAGLTRLYRRFGVRDRSGLMERRGLAERRPAARG, from the coding sequence ATGAGCGAGGAGTGGGCGCTGCTGGGCCGTGACGAGCTGCTCGACCGGTGTCGGGCCGGGCTGGCCGATGGTGGTGGGGGAGTGCTGCTGACCGGGCCGGCCGGGATCGGGAAGTCGGCGGTGTTGGAGGTGCTGGCCGGGCAGGCGGCCGCTGCCGGGGAGTTGGTGCTGCGGGCCAACTCCTCGGCCACCGAGGCGGCGCTGCCCTACCTGGCGCTCTACGACCTGTTCGCCCGGGCGATCGCCGAGCGGCCCGGGCTGCTCGCCCCGCACCTGCGCGCGGTGCTCGACGTGGCGCTGCTGCGCACTCCCGGCGACGGGCGGCCGACCGACCAACTGGCCATCCGGGTGGCCGTGCTGGAGCTGCTGCGGGCGCTCGCCGAGCGGCAGCCGGTGCTGCTGGTGCTGGACGACGTGAACTGCCTGGACGCGGCCAGCGCCGAGGTGCTGGCCTTCGCCGCCCGCCGTCTGACGGGCCACCGGATCAAGGTGGCGGCCACCGAGCGGGTGGCCGACGGGGGCGAGCCCGGCTGCCTGGAGCTGCTGCCCGAGCCGCGCACCGAGCTGCCGGTCGCCACCCTGCCCGGGCCGGTGATCGGCGAGCTGCTCTGGGCCAGGCTCGGCATCACCCCCGGCGCCGCCAACTCCGAGCGGATCCAGGCGGCCAGCGGCGGAAACCCTTACTACGCCATGGAGTTGGCCAGAGCCGCCCGCCGTGCCCCGAGCCCGCCGAGCCCCGACGATCCGCTCCCCGTGCCCGGCCGGCTGCGCGGCCTGCTCGCCGACCGGCTGGCCGCGCTGCCGGAGCAGGCGGTCTGCGCCCTGCTGCTGCTCGCGGCCGCCGCCCGCCCGCACCCGCCCGAGGCGCCCGAGCAGCGCGAGGCGCTCGCCGCCGCGCTCGCGGCCGGCGTGCTCACCCGCGGCCTCGGCGGCGAACTCCGGTTCGCCCACCCGCTGTTGCGCGAGATCATCTACGCCGACGCGACCGAGCGGCAACGCCGCGACTGCCACGCCCAGTTGGCCGAGCAGCTGGGCGATCCGCTGGAGCGGGCCCGGCACCGGGCGCTGGCCAGCCCCGACCGGGGCGCCGCGCTGGCCGCCGAACTCGCCGCCGCCGCCCAGGTCGCCGTGCACCGCGGCGCCCCCGCGCTGGCCGCCGAACTCTCCCAGCTGGCCGCCGACCGCACCCCCGCCGAGCAGGGCGACCTCGCCGCCGAGCGGCTGCTCGCCGCGGCCCGCCACGCGCACGACGCAGGCCTGCTGGACACCGCCAAGCAGGCCTGCGCCGCGGTGCTGCACGGCCCCGACCCGGCCGCCCGGGTCGGGGCCCGCCTGCTGCTGGTCGAACTGGCCGGCAACGACCGGGCCGGGGTGCCCGCGCTGCTGGACGCCGCCGAGGCCGACGCCGCCGGGCAGCCCCGGCTGCGCGCCGCCGTGCAGATCGCCCGCGCCGACCACGCGCTCTGCACCGGACGCACCGAGTACGGCCTGGCCGTGCTGGCCGAGGCCGAGTACCACGCCGAGCGCAGCGGCGACCTCGACCAGCAGATCGAGGTGATCGCGCTGCGCGCCCCCATCGAGATGCAGCTCGCCCCCGAGCGGGTGCTGCCCGCGCTGCGCCGGGCCGGCGCGCTCTCCGCCGGCCGCCCGGCCGCCGCGATCACCGCCGCCGGGGTGCAACTGCGCTGCTGCCTGGTGATCAGCCTGCTGCGCGGCGGCGAGACGGCCGAGGCGATCGAGGCGGTCAACCGGCTGCGCGCGGACGTCGAGGCCGCCGGCCGGGTCAAGGACCTGGGCCAGGTGCTGCACCTGGCCGCCTCGGTGCACGAGCGGGCCGGCCGGTGTGCCGAGGCCCACCAGGTCGGGCTGGCCGGCGGCCGGCTGCGGCTGGAGCTCGGCCCGACCCCCGGCCCCGGCCTGGTGCTCAGCGCCGCCGCCGAGCTGAACGGCGGCACCGTGGAGCGGGCCACCGAGCTGGCCGACGCCGCGCTGCGGGCCGGTCAGCAGGCCGACGACACCGAGTGGTCGGCCTATGCGCTGGGCCTGCGCGGGCGGGCCGACCTGCTGGCCGGCCGGATCCCGCAGGCGGCCGAACACCTGCTCCGCTGCCGGGAGTTGCTGCGCGGGCTGGGCTACACCGACCCCGCGCTCTTCCTGGTGGACGCCGACCTGGTGGAGGCCCTGGCACTGGCCGGCCAGGCCGAGCGGGCCGCCACGGTGCTGGCCGAGGCCCGGGCCGAGGCGGCCCGCCTGGACCGGCGGGTGATCCTGCTCGGCCTGGCCCGGGCCGAGGCGGTGCTGGCCGGCCTGGCCGGCGACCCGCGCGGGGCCGCCGACCGGCTGCGCGCCGAACTGCCGGCCGGCCACCCCTATCCGCTGGAGGCCGCCCGGGCCCGGCTCGCGCTGGCCGAGTTGGAGCGCCGGTCCCGCCGCCGGGCCGCCGCCCGGGCCGAACTCGCCACCGCACTCCAGGCGTTCACCGCCGCGCACTGCCTGCCCTGGGCGGCGTACGCCCGCGAGCGGCTGCTCCGGCTGGACGGGCCGAGCACCGAACTCACCGAGCTGGAGCGGCAGATCGTCCAGCTGGTGCGGGGCGGGGCGACCAACCGGCAGATCGCCGCCGCGCTCCACGTCTCGGTCAAGTCGGTCGAGGCCGGACTGACCAGGCTCTACCGCAGGTTCGGCGTCCGGGACCGCAGCGGGCTGATGGAGCGCCGGGGCCTGGCCGAGCGTCGGCCGGCGGCCCGCGGGTGA
- a CDS encoding type II toxin-antitoxin system VapC family toxin, whose translation MSIPYVYDAGALIALDNNDRRMWVRHAMALEEGRDIHVPAVVVSQAWRDGRRQVRLGHILSSCRIEPVRLEIAKAAGTLCGKSGTSDVVDATVVAMAALLGATIWTSDPGDIRRLADAADVKPGLVIRTV comes from the coding sequence ATGAGCATCCCTTACGTCTACGACGCCGGCGCCCTGATCGCCCTCGACAACAACGACCGGCGGATGTGGGTCCGGCACGCCATGGCGTTGGAGGAAGGCCGGGACATCCATGTCCCGGCCGTCGTGGTCAGCCAAGCCTGGCGGGATGGCCGCCGACAGGTCCGCCTCGGCCACATCCTCTCCAGTTGCCGCATCGAGCCCGTCCGCCTGGAGATCGCCAAGGCCGCCGGCACCTTGTGTGGCAAGTCCGGCACCTCCGACGTCGTCGATGCGACGGTGGTCGCCATGGCCGCGCTCCTGGGGGCGACGATCTGGACCTCCGACCCCGGTGACATCCGCCGTCTCGCCGACGCCGCCGACGTCAAACCGGGGCTCGTCATTCGGACTGTCTGA
- a CDS encoding ArnT family glycosyltransferase, whose translation MTAIDLLSVYAEPRRPVAVRLRAALADRLPLIAILLVQCALAYRLANTAFEDEALYIYAGHRELGHLLHGVPVGDTYASYFSGIPVLYPVAAAVIDSALGLGGVRAFSLLAMLGATALLWTTTRRLYGKPAAVIGAALFATCAPTLFLSRLATYDAPSVFLLALALWWTVRTAHRSPFLVLLAAPPLVLAAGVKYASALYLPTVVLAAVLTVPALGLSWWRGVLRGVLLGAGTAALLFAGLDAAGAGVRAGLSQTTVNRTTGAEPLSNILRLSLIWGGWVAALAVVGVGVLIVRRRGWAPVLLGALLTGTAALATAYQAHLGTSVSLHKHVGFGLLFAAPLAGAGLAALSGLPPLRDSVPMLRRAVPGVAVGTCAVLAYYAGNAAGPMYGWPDSSGLVAELRPLVHPGQDRYLVEEDEVPRYYLRTQADPSQWLNTYYFQYGDSTGKQLVNLPAYQAAFADGYFDLVVLDDGPTAALDKQLTQALNAPGSRYHQLAHIPAASGHGTQYYTVWQRG comes from the coding sequence GTGACCGCCATCGACCTGCTCTCCGTCTACGCGGAGCCGCGCCGCCCGGTCGCCGTGCGGCTGCGGGCCGCGCTCGCCGACCGGCTGCCGCTGATCGCCATCCTGCTGGTGCAGTGCGCGCTGGCCTACCGGCTCGCCAACACCGCCTTCGAGGACGAGGCGCTGTACATCTACGCCGGGCACCGCGAGCTGGGCCACCTGTTGCACGGCGTCCCGGTGGGGGACACCTACGCCTCCTACTTCTCCGGCATCCCGGTGCTCTACCCGGTGGCCGCCGCCGTGATCGACTCCGCGCTCGGGCTCGGCGGGGTGCGGGCGTTCAGCCTGCTGGCGATGCTGGGCGCCACCGCCCTGCTGTGGACCACCACCCGGCGGCTCTACGGCAAGCCGGCCGCGGTGATCGGCGCCGCACTGTTCGCGACCTGCGCGCCGACCCTCTTCCTCAGCCGGCTGGCCACCTATGACGCCCCGTCGGTGTTCCTGCTGGCGCTGGCCCTGTGGTGGACGGTGCGCACGGCGCACCGCTCGCCGTTCCTGGTGCTGCTCGCCGCGCCGCCGCTGGTGCTGGCCGCCGGCGTCAAGTACGCCTCGGCGCTCTACCTGCCCACCGTGGTGCTGGCCGCCGTGCTCACCGTGCCGGCGCTCGGGTTGTCCTGGTGGCGGGGGGTGCTGCGCGGTGTGCTGCTGGGCGCCGGCACCGCCGCGCTGCTCTTCGCCGGGCTGGACGCGGCCGGGGCCGGAGTGCGGGCCGGCCTCTCGCAGACCACCGTCAACCGGACCACCGGCGCCGAGCCGCTCTCCAACATCCTGCGGCTGTCGCTGATCTGGGGCGGCTGGGTGGCCGCCCTCGCGGTAGTAGGTGTCGGCGTGCTGATCGTCCGTCGGCGCGGCTGGGCGCCGGTGCTGCTCGGCGCCCTGCTCACCGGCACGGCCGCGCTGGCCACCGCCTACCAGGCCCACCTGGGCACCAGCGTCTCGCTGCACAAGCACGTCGGCTTCGGCCTGCTCTTCGCCGCCCCGCTGGCCGGCGCCGGGCTGGCCGCGCTCTCCGGCCTGCCCCCGCTGCGCGACTCGGTGCCGATGCTGCGCCGCGCGGTCCCCGGGGTCGCGGTCGGCACCTGCGCCGTGCTCGCCTACTACGCGGGCAACGCCGCCGGGCCGATGTACGGCTGGCCCGACTCCTCCGGCCTGGTCGCCGAACTGCGCCCACTGGTCCACCCCGGCCAGGACCGCTACCTGGTCGAGGAGGACGAGGTGCCCCGCTACTACCTGCGCACCCAGGCCGACCCGTCCCAGTGGCTGAACACCTACTACTTCCAGTACGGCGACTCCACCGGGAAGCAGTTGGTCAACCTCCCCGCCTACCAGGCCGCCTTCGCCGACGGCTACTTCGACCTGGTGGTCCTGGACGACGGCCCGACCGCCGCCCTGGACAAGCAGCTCACCCAGGCCCTGAACGCCCCCGGCAGCCGCTACCACCAGCTGGCCCACATCCCGGCGGCGAGCGGGCACGGGACGCAGTACTACACGGTCTGGCAGCGGGGGTGA
- a CDS encoding phospholipid carrier-dependent glycosyltransferase: MATVVATVLQEERPDPALDPTAPAPRGRLARLASTRPDLLITLLLVAAVVLVQGLNIRNFPTVSDDEGTYLAQAWAIQHGHGLAHYSYWYDHPPLGWVQIAALSWIPALLWHGPLVVMNARVIMLPVSAAGSALVYLVARRIGLPRWSAALATVVFGLSPLSVTMQREIYLDNFAAVWMLGAFACALSPRKHLWHHIGAGVCAAVSVLSKETMVIAVPALLLALWRGSDKATRKFSLVGFLTAFGLLCAQYLLYATLKGELFPGPNHNSLIGAIEYQLGRGGSGDILRTGTVSNLTLHWWLVRDPLLIYTGAAASVLALAVRRLREVAVAGVLLIAVAFRPNGYLPAMYVIQVIPFMALAIAGVADAAVRGVLRLPLGRLARWHVTPRDVVAVLAIGLVGLAAPQWESGDETADTALSNDNYVAASNWIRANIPDPGHQRIVVDDAMWLDTVKDGFQPGLGAIWFYKVDLDPAVTKTLPHGWRDLDYVVLTSIIRQDPNGLPTVRAAIAHSTTVATFGTGDQQITIQKVNRDGSGQ, from the coding sequence ATGGCGACTGTCGTCGCGACGGTTCTGCAAGAAGAACGCCCCGATCCGGCCCTCGACCCGACCGCGCCTGCACCGCGCGGCCGGCTCGCCCGGCTGGCGTCGACCCGGCCCGACCTGCTGATCACCCTGCTGCTGGTGGCCGCGGTGGTGCTGGTGCAGGGCCTGAACATCCGCAACTTCCCCACCGTCAGCGACGACGAGGGGACCTACCTGGCCCAGGCCTGGGCCATCCAGCACGGCCACGGGCTGGCCCACTACAGCTACTGGTACGACCACCCGCCGCTCGGCTGGGTGCAGATCGCCGCGCTCTCCTGGATCCCGGCGCTGCTCTGGCACGGCCCGCTGGTGGTGATGAACGCCCGGGTGATCATGCTGCCGGTCAGTGCGGCCGGCTCCGCCCTGGTCTACCTGGTGGCCCGGCGGATCGGCCTGCCGCGCTGGTCGGCCGCGCTGGCCACGGTGGTCTTCGGGCTGTCACCGCTCTCGGTGACCATGCAGCGCGAGATCTACCTGGACAACTTCGCCGCGGTCTGGATGCTCGGGGCCTTCGCCTGCGCGCTCTCCCCGCGCAAGCACCTGTGGCACCACATCGGCGCCGGGGTCTGCGCGGCGGTCTCCGTGCTCTCCAAGGAGACCATGGTGATCGCGGTGCCGGCGCTGCTGCTGGCGCTGTGGCGCGGCAGCGACAAGGCCACCCGGAAGTTCTCGCTGGTCGGCTTCCTGACGGCGTTCGGGCTGCTCTGCGCCCAGTACCTGCTCTACGCCACCCTCAAGGGCGAGCTGTTCCCCGGCCCGAACCACAACTCGCTGATCGGCGCGATCGAGTACCAGCTGGGCCGCGGCGGCTCCGGGGACATCCTGCGGACCGGCACGGTCTCCAACCTGACCCTGCACTGGTGGCTGGTCCGCGACCCGCTGCTGATCTACACCGGTGCGGCCGCCTCGGTCCTCGCGCTCGCCGTGCGCCGGCTGCGCGAGGTGGCGGTGGCCGGGGTGCTGCTGATCGCCGTCGCCTTCCGGCCCAACGGCTACCTGCCCGCGATGTACGTGATCCAGGTGATCCCGTTCATGGCGCTGGCCATCGCCGGGGTGGCCGACGCCGCCGTGCGCGGGGTGCTGCGGCTACCACTGGGACGGTTGGCGCGTTGGCACGTGACGCCCCGTGATGTGGTCGCCGTGCTGGCCATCGGGCTGGTCGGACTCGCCGCCCCGCAGTGGGAGAGCGGCGACGAGACCGCCGACACCGCGCTGTCCAACGACAACTACGTGGCCGCCTCGAACTGGATCCGGGCCAACATCCCCGACCCCGGGCACCAGCGGATCGTGGTCGACGACGCGATGTGGCTCGACACCGTCAAGGACGGCTTCCAACCCGGCCTCGGCGCGATCTGGTTCTACAAGGTGGACCTCGACCCGGCCGTCACCAAGACCCTGCCGCACGGCTGGCGCGACCTCGACTACGTGGTGCTCACCTCGATCATCCGGCAGGACCCGAACGGCCTGCCCACCGTGCGCGCGGCCATCGCGCACTCCACCACGGTGGCCACCTTCGGCACCGGCGACCAGCAGATCACCATCCAGAAGGTGAACCGCGACGGGAGCGGACAGTGA
- a CDS encoding glycosyltransferase, protein MISAVIVLCSLLLFGVAVFTLWWMLHAWRTPETLAATRFTDPDGTGALSFSLLVPARHEQAVLERTVLRLLESTHPDFEVIVIVGHDDPETAEVAHGLAARHPEQVFVVTDTHEKKNKPKALNSALPSCRGDVVGVFDAEDQVHPDLLSHVDHAFRATAADVVQGGVQLINFHSSWYSLRNCLEYFFWFRSRLHLHAAKGFIPLGGNTVFVRTDRLRANDGWDANCLAEDCDLGVRLSSQGAKVVVAYDSEMVTKEETPDSVVSLFKQRTRWNQGFLQVYRKRDWRSLPTMRQRMLARYTLATPFVQAFSGLLILVGIAVALFSSVPDLVAMISFSPLIPMVAMFAFEAVGLHDFGKQYRLPIKFSHYAKLILGGPFYQLILAGAAIRAVWRELRGRKDWELTRHVGAHLNA, encoded by the coding sequence ATGATTTCGGCCGTCATCGTTCTGTGCTCACTCCTGCTCTTCGGCGTGGCAGTGTTCACCCTCTGGTGGATGCTGCACGCCTGGCGCACCCCGGAGACCCTGGCCGCCACCAGGTTCACCGACCCCGACGGCACCGGCGCGCTCTCCTTCTCCCTGCTGGTGCCCGCCCGGCACGAGCAGGCGGTGCTGGAGCGCACCGTGCTGCGGCTGCTGGAGTCCACCCACCCGGACTTCGAGGTGATCGTGATCGTCGGCCACGACGACCCGGAGACCGCCGAGGTGGCGCACGGGCTGGCCGCCCGCCACCCGGAGCAGGTCTTCGTGGTGACCGACACCCACGAGAAGAAGAACAAGCCAAAAGCGCTCAACTCGGCGCTGCCCAGCTGCCGGGGCGACGTGGTCGGGGTCTTCGACGCCGAGGACCAGGTCCACCCGGACCTGCTCTCGCACGTCGACCACGCCTTCCGGGCCACCGCGGCGGACGTGGTGCAGGGGGGCGTGCAGCTGATCAACTTCCACTCCAGCTGGTACAGCCTGCGCAACTGCCTGGAGTACTTCTTCTGGTTCCGCAGCAGGCTGCACCTGCACGCGGCCAAGGGCTTCATCCCGCTCGGCGGCAACACGGTCTTCGTGCGCACCGACCGGCTGCGGGCGAACGACGGCTGGGACGCCAACTGCCTGGCCGAGGACTGCGACCTGGGCGTGCGGCTCTCCAGCCAGGGCGCCAAGGTGGTGGTCGCGTACGACTCGGAGATGGTGACCAAGGAGGAGACCCCGGACTCGGTGGTCTCGCTCTTCAAGCAGCGGACCCGGTGGAACCAGGGATTCCTCCAGGTCTACCGCAAGCGTGACTGGCGCTCGCTGCCCACCATGCGGCAGCGGATGCTCGCCCGCTACACCCTGGCCACCCCCTTCGTGCAGGCCTTCTCCGGCCTGCTGATCCTGGTCGGGATCGCCGTCGCGCTGTTCAGCTCGGTGCCCGACCTGGTGGCGATGATCTCCTTCTCGCCGCTGATCCCGATGGTGGCGATGTTCGCCTTCGAGGCCGTCGGTCTGCACGACTTCGGCAAGCAGTACCGGTTGCCGATCAAGTTCTCGCACTACGCGAAGCTGATCCTGGGCGGCCCGTTCTACCAGCTGATCCTGGCCGGCGCGGCGATCCGCGCGGTCTGGCGCGAGCTGCGCGGCCGCAAGGACTGGGAACTCACCAGGCACGTCGGCGCCCACCTGAACGCTTAG